A stretch of the Mycobacterium sp. ITM-2016-00317 genome encodes the following:
- a CDS encoding acetyl/propionyl/methylcrotonyl-CoA carboxylase subunit alpha — MTDNLFDTVLVANRGEIAVRVIRTLRAMGIRSVAVFSDADAGARHVAEADVAVRIGPAPARQSYLSIDALLDAARRTGAQAVHPGYGFLSENAQFADALGAAGIVFMGPPVSAIQTMGDKISAKAAVSAFGVPVVPGVSRPGLTDDDLITGAAEVGFPVLVKPSAGGGGKGMRVVHDASELPAALASARREAASAFGDDTLFLERFVLNPRHIEVQVLADTHGNVVHLGERECSLQRRHQKVIEEAPSPLLDPQTRARIGAAACDTARSVDYTGAGTVEFIVSADRPDEFFFMEMNTRLQVEHPVTEMVTGLDLVELQVRVAAGEKLPVAQDDIRLDGHAIEARVYAEDPARGFLPTGGDVIGLREPSGPGVRVDSGITRGTVVGSDYDPMLAKVITHADDRADALHALDKALADTAVLGLTTNVEFLRFLLADPDVVAGDLDTGLLDRRLPDFVVAPASDDELIAAAAYRWLRSWPDAPSSPWELPSGWRIAGRAPTPIRLRAGERTDHVWLTGSPDDATATVEGSESRTLRATVTGDRLVVTVDGLRTEYLAAQTGGQIWLARAGRVQLIEEVREAPVRADDAHSGDAELTSPMPGAVVAVGVEDGATVSAGTVVVTVEAMKMEHALSAPVDGVVDLLVGAGEQVKVGQVLARITAIEEPQS, encoded by the coding sequence ATGACCGACAACCTTTTCGACACTGTCCTGGTCGCCAACCGCGGCGAGATCGCGGTACGGGTGATCCGCACGTTACGCGCCATGGGGATTCGTTCGGTGGCGGTGTTCAGCGACGCCGATGCCGGCGCTCGCCACGTCGCCGAGGCCGACGTGGCTGTGCGCATCGGGCCCGCACCGGCCCGCCAGAGTTACCTGTCGATCGACGCGCTGCTGGACGCGGCCCGCCGCACAGGCGCTCAGGCGGTGCATCCCGGGTACGGATTCCTCTCGGAGAATGCGCAATTCGCCGACGCGCTGGGCGCCGCCGGGATCGTGTTCATGGGTCCGCCGGTGTCCGCGATCCAGACGATGGGCGACAAGATCTCGGCGAAGGCGGCCGTCTCGGCCTTCGGCGTACCTGTGGTTCCCGGGGTGTCCCGTCCCGGACTCACCGACGACGACCTGATCACCGGAGCGGCCGAGGTGGGCTTCCCGGTGCTGGTCAAACCGTCCGCGGGGGGCGGCGGCAAGGGCATGCGCGTCGTGCACGACGCCTCCGAACTACCTGCCGCACTGGCCAGCGCGCGCCGCGAGGCCGCCTCGGCGTTCGGCGATGACACCCTGTTCCTCGAGCGGTTCGTGCTCAATCCGCGCCACATCGAGGTGCAGGTGCTCGCCGACACCCACGGCAACGTGGTCCACCTCGGCGAGCGTGAGTGCAGCCTGCAACGCCGGCACCAGAAGGTCATCGAGGAGGCGCCGTCACCGCTGCTGGACCCGCAGACCCGGGCCCGCATCGGCGCCGCCGCCTGCGACACCGCGCGCAGCGTCGACTACACCGGCGCAGGCACCGTCGAGTTCATCGTCTCCGCCGACCGGCCCGACGAGTTCTTCTTCATGGAGATGAACACCCGGCTGCAGGTGGAACATCCGGTCACCGAGATGGTCACCGGCCTGGACCTGGTCGAGCTGCAGGTGCGTGTCGCCGCGGGCGAGAAGCTGCCGGTCGCCCAGGACGACATCCGGCTCGACGGTCACGCCATCGAGGCCCGCGTGTACGCCGAAGACCCGGCCCGCGGCTTCCTGCCCACCGGCGGTGACGTCATCGGACTGCGCGAGCCGTCGGGCCCCGGCGTGCGGGTCGATTCCGGCATCACCCGCGGCACGGTCGTCGGCAGCGACTACGACCCGATGCTGGCCAAGGTGATCACCCACGCAGACGACCGCGCGGACGCGCTGCACGCGCTCGACAAGGCGCTCGCCGACACCGCGGTGCTGGGGCTGACCACCAACGTCGAGTTCCTGCGCTTCCTTCTCGCCGACCCCGACGTGGTCGCGGGTGATCTCGACACCGGGCTGCTGGACCGGCGGCTGCCCGATTTCGTGGTCGCGCCCGCCTCTGACGACGAGCTGATCGCCGCGGCCGCCTACCGCTGGCTCCGGTCGTGGCCGGACGCGCCGTCGAGTCCGTGGGAGCTGCCCTCGGGGTGGCGGATCGCCGGTCGCGCCCCGACACCGATCCGGCTGCGCGCGGGGGAGCGGACCGACCACGTCTGGCTCACCGGTTCCCCGGACGACGCGACGGCCACCGTCGAGGGAAGCGAGAGCCGAACCCTGCGCGCCACGGTGACCGGGGACCGGCTCGTCGTCACCGTCGACGGATTGCGCACCGAGTACCTGGCCGCCCAGACCGGCGGACAGATCTGGCTGGCCCGCGCCGGCCGGGTGCAGCTGATCGAAGAGGTGCGGGAAGCCCCGGTGCGGGCGGACGACGCCCACAGCGGTGACGCCGAACTGACCAGCCCGATGCCGGGGGCCGTGGTGGCCGTCGGAGTCGAGGACGGAGCGACCGTGTCGGCGGGCACCGTGGTGGTCACCGTCGAGGCGATGAAGATGGAGCACGCGCTGTCCGCCCCCGTCGACGGGGTGGTCGACCTGCTGGTCGGTGCGGGTGAACAGGTGAAAGTGGGTCAGGTGCTGGCCCGGATAACGGCAATCGAGGAGCCGCAGTCATGA
- a CDS encoding enoyl-CoA hydratase yields the protein MSELVLTQVEDRVALITVNDPDRRNAVTAEISAALRAAVEGAEADPDVHAVIVTGAGKAFCAGADLTALGAATEEGLRVIYDGFLAVANCTLPTIAAVNGAAVGAGLNLALAADVRIAGPAAMFDPRFQKLGIHPGGGATWMLQRIVGPQAARAALLFGMRFDADAAVRHGLALDVAEDPVAAARALAAGPAAAPREVVLATKASMRATANPGSVDVDQHRLAVDIEIVPQARSIESPEFAARLAAAKRR from the coding sequence GTGTCCGAACTCGTACTGACGCAGGTCGAGGACCGCGTCGCGCTGATCACCGTCAACGATCCCGACCGCCGCAACGCGGTGACCGCCGAGATCTCCGCGGCGCTGCGCGCCGCGGTCGAGGGCGCCGAGGCGGATCCCGATGTGCACGCGGTGATCGTGACCGGTGCGGGCAAGGCGTTCTGCGCCGGTGCCGACCTGACCGCGCTCGGCGCGGCGACCGAGGAGGGGTTGCGGGTGATCTACGACGGTTTCCTGGCCGTCGCGAACTGCACGCTGCCCACGATCGCCGCGGTCAACGGCGCAGCCGTCGGCGCCGGGCTCAACCTGGCGCTGGCCGCCGACGTCCGGATCGCCGGGCCGGCAGCGATGTTCGATCCGCGCTTCCAGAAGCTCGGCATCCATCCCGGCGGCGGCGCCACCTGGATGCTGCAGCGCATCGTCGGACCGCAGGCCGCCCGCGCCGCGCTGTTGTTCGGCATGCGGTTCGACGCCGACGCCGCGGTGCGCCACGGCCTGGCACTCGATGTCGCCGAGGACCCGGTCGCCGCGGCGCGCGCGCTGGCCGCAGGCCCGGCCGCCGCGCCGCGGGAGGTGGTTCTGGCCACCAAGGCGTCCATGCGGGCCACCGCGAACCCGGGCAGCGTCGACGTCGATCAGCACCGGCTCGCGGTCGACATCGAGATCGTCCCGCAGGCGCGCTCGATCGAGTCGCCCGAGTTCGCTGCCCGGTTGGCCGCGGCAAAGCGCAGGTAG
- a CDS encoding alpha-ketoacid dehydrogenase subunit beta, which produces MTQLIDRPVDFDDNDDAPEPHPEPIASISMAQAVNRALHDAMRADARVLVFGEDVATLGGVFRVTEGLAETFGAQRCFDTPLAESAIIGIAVGMAIRGLVPVPEIQFDGFAAPAFDQMVSHLAKYRMRTRGDIDMPVTVRIPSFGGIGAVEHHSESTETHWLHTAGLKVVVPSTPTDAYWLLRYAIASRDPVIYLEPKRRYWAKEVVDTGNPAPPIGRAEIRRPGDDVTVITYGPLVATALHAADVCPSSLEVIDLRSLNPLDFDTVAASVRRTGRAVVMHEGSRTLGFGAELAARIQEECFYDLEAPVLRATGFDTPYPPARLEKLWLPGVDRLLDCVENAMSRP; this is translated from the coding sequence ATGACGCAATTGATCGACCGGCCTGTGGATTTCGACGACAACGACGACGCGCCGGAGCCGCATCCGGAGCCGATCGCGTCGATATCCATGGCGCAGGCCGTCAACCGCGCGCTGCACGACGCGATGCGGGCCGACGCGCGGGTGCTGGTCTTCGGTGAGGACGTCGCCACCCTCGGCGGTGTCTTCCGGGTCACCGAAGGCCTGGCCGAGACCTTCGGAGCGCAACGGTGTTTCGATACCCCGCTGGCCGAGTCGGCGATCATCGGCATCGCGGTCGGCATGGCGATCCGCGGCCTGGTCCCGGTGCCGGAGATCCAGTTCGACGGCTTCGCCGCCCCGGCGTTCGACCAGATGGTCAGCCATTTGGCGAAGTACCGTATGCGCACGCGCGGCGACATCGACATGCCGGTGACGGTGCGGATCCCATCGTTCGGGGGAATCGGTGCGGTGGAGCATCATTCGGAGTCGACCGAGACGCACTGGCTGCACACCGCGGGCCTGAAAGTGGTGGTCCCGTCGACCCCCACCGATGCCTACTGGTTGCTGCGGTACGCCATCGCGAGTCGCGACCCGGTGATCTATCTGGAACCCAAGCGCCGCTACTGGGCCAAAGAAGTGGTGGACACCGGAAATCCCGCACCGCCGATCGGGCGGGCCGAGATCAGGCGTCCTGGTGACGACGTCACCGTGATCACCTACGGACCGTTGGTGGCCACGGCGCTGCACGCCGCCGACGTGTGCCCGTCGAGTCTGGAAGTGATCGACCTGCGCTCGTTGAACCCGCTGGACTTCGACACCGTCGCAGCGTCGGTCCGCAGGACCGGCCGGGCGGTGGTGATGCACGAGGGTTCGCGCACACTGGGATTCGGCGCGGAACTGGCGGCCCGGATCCAGGAGGAGTGCTTCTACGACCTGGAGGCGCCGGTACTGCGGGCCACCGGATTCGACACGCCCTATCCACCGGCGCGGCTGGAGAAGCTGTGGCTGCCCGGGGTGGACCGGCTCCTCGACTGCGTCGAGAACGCGATGAGCCGGCCATGA
- a CDS encoding dihydrolipoamide acetyltransferase family protein: MSTVQDFLVPDLGEGLEEATVTQWNVAVGDEVALNQTLCTVETNKAEVEIPSPYAGHVTELGGAEGQTLPVGSVLVRIRTDAPVACPTTSTSPRRTPVLVGYGADDTMDGSRRRARAKPPVRKLAAEHQVDLTRIDGSGPDGIVTPDDVLAAVDTRQQEPVAVTGVRLEMARRMALSRQEIPDATASVEVDGTGLLRLRERLTEAGADTVTPFVLVLRLLVVALRRHPVLNSTWMDTVDGPRIHVHDAVHLGVGVAAPRGLLVPIVVDAQNRTTRQLAGEVDRLITAARDGTVKPVELQGSTFTVSNFGALGLDDGIPVINHPEAAILGMGALKPRAVVVDGTVTARPTMRLTCAFDHRIADGAQVAAFLGDLRSLIEEPERALLDL, encoded by the coding sequence ATGAGCACCGTGCAGGATTTCCTGGTCCCCGACCTCGGTGAAGGGCTGGAGGAAGCGACGGTCACGCAGTGGAACGTCGCGGTCGGCGACGAGGTCGCGCTGAACCAGACGCTGTGCACCGTGGAGACCAACAAGGCCGAGGTGGAGATCCCCAGCCCGTATGCCGGCCACGTCACCGAACTCGGTGGTGCAGAAGGGCAGACACTGCCCGTCGGCTCGGTGCTGGTACGCATCCGGACAGACGCCCCGGTGGCCTGCCCGACGACGTCGACGTCGCCGCGGCGCACACCGGTGCTCGTCGGTTACGGCGCCGACGACACGATGGACGGCAGCCGGCGCCGAGCCAGGGCCAAACCCCCCGTGCGCAAACTGGCCGCCGAGCACCAGGTGGACCTGACCCGGATCGACGGCTCGGGACCGGACGGCATCGTCACACCCGACGACGTCCTGGCCGCGGTCGACACCCGACAGCAGGAGCCCGTTGCGGTCACCGGCGTCCGGCTGGAGATGGCCCGGCGAATGGCATTGTCCCGCCAGGAAATTCCCGATGCGACCGCGTCCGTCGAGGTCGACGGCACCGGGCTGCTGCGGCTGCGCGAGCGGCTCACCGAGGCAGGGGCGGACACCGTCACACCGTTCGTGCTCGTGCTTCGCCTGCTGGTCGTCGCGCTGCGCCGCCACCCGGTGCTGAACTCGACCTGGATGGACACCGTCGACGGTCCGCGTATCCACGTCCACGACGCGGTCCATCTCGGCGTCGGTGTCGCCGCACCGCGCGGCCTGCTGGTGCCGATCGTCGTCGACGCGCAGAACCGGACCACTCGGCAGCTCGCCGGTGAGGTCGACCGGCTGATCACCGCCGCCCGGGACGGCACCGTCAAACCCGTTGAGCTGCAAGGGTCGACCTTCACCGTGTCGAACTTCGGCGCGCTCGGCCTCGACGACGGGATTCCCGTCATCAACCACCCCGAGGCGGCGATCCTCGGTATGGGCGCGCTGAAGCCGCGTGCGGTGGTGGTCGACGGCACGGTGACGGCGCGGCCCACGATGAGGCTGACGTGCGCGTTCGACCACCGGATCGCCGACGGCGCCCAGGTGGCGGCGTTTCTCGGCGACCTGCGGTCGCTGATCGAGGAGCCGGAGCGGGCGCTGCTGGACCTGTGA
- a CDS encoding CoA ester lyase translates to MALAAGPAWLFCPADRPERFEKAAAAADVVILDLEDGVAAKDREAAREALVATQMDPSRTVVRVNPADTPDHQLDLAALARTPYTTVMLAKTEAPEQVAALAPHEVIVLIETPLGALNVVDLARVDNAYALMWGAEDLFAVLGGTANRYPDGSYREVARHVRSQTLLAAKAYGRLALDSVYLDIKNLDGLRGEVDDAVAVGFDVKVAIHPSQVAVIRAGYAPTDGEVDWARRVLDAARTQRGVFQFEGQMVDMPVLRRAERIMALAP, encoded by the coding sequence ATGGCGCTGGCAGCAGGTCCCGCCTGGTTGTTCTGCCCGGCCGACCGGCCGGAACGCTTCGAAAAGGCCGCGGCGGCAGCCGATGTGGTGATCCTCGATCTGGAGGACGGCGTCGCGGCCAAGGACCGCGAGGCCGCCCGCGAGGCGCTGGTGGCGACGCAGATGGATCCGTCCCGCACCGTGGTGCGGGTCAACCCGGCCGACACCCCCGACCACCAACTCGACCTGGCGGCGCTGGCCCGCACGCCGTACACGACGGTGATGCTGGCCAAGACCGAGGCGCCCGAACAGGTCGCCGCGCTGGCGCCGCACGAGGTCATCGTGCTGATCGAGACCCCGCTCGGCGCGCTCAACGTCGTCGATCTGGCCCGGGTGGACAACGCGTACGCGCTGATGTGGGGTGCCGAGGACCTTTTCGCGGTGCTCGGCGGCACGGCCAACCGCTATCCCGACGGTTCCTACCGCGAGGTGGCCCGCCACGTGCGCTCCCAGACGCTGCTGGCCGCCAAGGCCTACGGCCGGCTGGCGCTGGACTCGGTGTACCTGGACATCAAGAACCTCGACGGGCTGCGCGGCGAGGTCGACGACGCCGTCGCGGTCGGGTTCGACGTCAAGGTCGCCATCCACCCGTCGCAGGTGGCGGTGATCCGCGCCGGGTACGCCCCGACCGACGGCGAGGTCGACTGGGCCCGCCGCGTCCTCGACGCGGCGCGCACGCAGCGCGGGGTGTTTCAGTTCGAGGGCCAGATGGTCGACATGCCGGTGTTGCGGCGCGCCGAACGCATCATGGCGCTCGCCCCCTAG
- the pdhA gene encoding pyruvate dehydrogenase (acetyl-transferring) E1 component subunit alpha, with protein MAGRSVLSEYGEPVQLVAPDGAPTTESRYRRDLPPETLAWLYESMVVTRELDSEFVNLQRQGELALFASCRGQEAAQVGAAACLRKTDWLFPQYRELGAFLLRGIAPAQLGALWRGRWHGGLGFTDKCVAPVAIPIGTHGLHAVGAAMAAERLGEDSVTVAFLGDGATSEGDAHEALNLAAVFRAPCVFFVQNNQWAISVPVDRQHAGPTLAHRAIGYGMPGVRVDGNDVLACYVVMEQAAAQAREGGGPTFIEAVTYRMGPHTTSDDPTRYRSAEDVERWRARDPITRYRAYLQRDGVWTQRLEDRVAHRAQRLRSELRDAVIHEPDIDVGEVFDTVYHDITPDLARQRDELLAELAKEA; from the coding sequence ATGGCGGGACGGTCGGTGCTCTCTGAGTACGGCGAGCCGGTTCAACTGGTGGCGCCCGACGGCGCCCCGACCACCGAGTCCAGATACCGACGAGACCTCCCACCCGAGACCCTGGCCTGGCTCTACGAGTCCATGGTCGTCACCCGCGAACTCGACTCCGAGTTCGTCAACCTGCAACGACAGGGCGAACTGGCGCTGTTCGCGTCCTGCCGCGGGCAGGAAGCGGCGCAGGTCGGCGCCGCGGCCTGCCTGCGCAAGACCGACTGGCTGTTTCCGCAGTACCGCGAGCTCGGCGCATTCCTGCTGCGCGGGATCGCGCCGGCCCAGCTGGGGGCGCTGTGGCGCGGCCGTTGGCACGGTGGCCTCGGCTTCACCGACAAGTGTGTGGCACCGGTGGCCATCCCGATCGGCACCCACGGCCTGCACGCCGTCGGTGCGGCGATGGCGGCCGAGCGGCTGGGCGAGGACTCGGTGACTGTGGCGTTCCTGGGCGACGGCGCCACCTCCGAGGGCGACGCCCACGAGGCGTTGAATCTGGCCGCGGTGTTCCGGGCGCCGTGCGTGTTCTTCGTGCAGAACAACCAGTGGGCCATCTCGGTGCCGGTCGACCGGCAACACGCGGGCCCGACACTGGCGCACCGGGCCATCGGGTACGGCATGCCCGGGGTGCGGGTCGACGGCAACGACGTGCTGGCCTGCTACGTGGTGATGGAACAGGCCGCCGCGCAGGCCCGTGAGGGTGGTGGTCCCACCTTCATCGAGGCGGTGACCTATCGGATGGGGCCACACACCACCTCCGACGACCCGACCAGGTACCGATCCGCCGAAGACGTGGAACGCTGGCGCGCACGCGATCCGATCACCCGCTACCGCGCCTACCTGCAGCGTGACGGGGTGTGGACCCAGCGGCTGGAAGACCGGGTCGCGCACCGCGCGCAGCGGCTCCGGTCCGAGTTGCGCGACGCGGTGATCCACGAACCCGACATCGACGTCGGCGAGGTGTTCGACACCGTCTATCACGACATCACGCCCGATCTGGCGCGGCAACGCGACGAGCTGCTGGCCGAGCTGGCGAAGGAGGCCTGA
- a CDS encoding histidine phosphatase family protein, with protein MSDATTPARHRRGLRTSVMRKSAAAYAVALLFAIGAATPAAATGAMCVTFIRHAESAGNASGLIDTSTPGPALTRAGEQQAQNVASTWGDAHFAGLYASTMVRTQLTAAPLSEKLGLPVQVVDGLQEIEAGVFEHTPERDAAQGYGLYPFAWAVQNRRDLRIPGSINGEEFDARMDSALQTIWDNGDRDPAVFSHGAAIMFWTMMNTDTLTPEAEIDLLTTAPLANTDYVVVEGTPATGWALVNWNGRLFGPESGCGRTG; from the coding sequence ATGTCCGACGCCACCACACCAGCCCGTCACCGGCGGGGTCTGCGCACTTCGGTGATGCGGAAATCCGCCGCGGCTTACGCCGTGGCGCTGCTGTTCGCGATCGGCGCGGCGACTCCGGCCGCGGCGACCGGCGCGATGTGCGTGACGTTCATCCGCCACGCCGAGTCCGCCGGCAACGCCTCAGGGCTGATCGACACCTCCACCCCGGGGCCGGCCCTGACTCGGGCCGGCGAACAGCAGGCGCAGAACGTGGCGTCCACGTGGGGCGACGCACACTTCGCCGGCCTCTACGCCTCGACCATGGTGCGGACACAACTGACCGCGGCACCCCTGTCGGAAAAGCTCGGGCTGCCCGTCCAGGTCGTCGACGGTCTGCAGGAGATCGAAGCCGGGGTGTTCGAGCACACCCCGGAGCGCGACGCGGCGCAGGGCTACGGCCTGTACCCGTTCGCGTGGGCCGTACAGAACCGGCGCGACCTGCGCATCCCCGGGTCGATCAACGGTGAGGAGTTCGACGCCCGGATGGACTCGGCACTGCAGACGATCTGGGACAACGGCGACCGCGACCCCGCCGTGTTCTCCCACGGCGCCGCGATCATGTTCTGGACCATGATGAACACCGACACCCTGACACCCGAAGCGGAGATCGACCTGCTCACCACCGCGCCGCTGGCCAACACCGACTACGTCGTCGTCGAGGGCACCCCGGCAACCGGGTGGGCATTGGTGAACTGGAACGGGCGGCTGTTCGGTCCCGAATCGGGCTGCGGCCGGACGGGCTAG
- a CDS encoding acyl-CoA dehydrogenase family protein has product MTDFLATGTLPDHYAQLAKTVRDFAQSVVAPVAAKHDEEHSFPYEVVSGMADMGLFGLPFPEEYGGMGGDYFALCLALEELGKVDQSVAITLEAGVSLGAMPVYRFGNESQKQEWLPLLASGKALGAFGLTEAGGGSDAGATKTTARTDGSTWVINGTKQFITNSGTDITKLVTVTAVTGETDGKKEISAILVPVPTPGFTAEPAYNKVGWNASDTHPLSFDDVRVPHENLLGERGRGYANFLRILDEGRIAIAALSVGAAQGCVDESVKYAKERQAFGRAIGANQAIAFKIARMEARAHAARAAYYDAAALMLAGKPFKKAAAVAKLVSSEAAMDNARDATQIFGGYGFMNEYPVARHYRDSKILEIGEGTTEVQLMLIGRELGL; this is encoded by the coding sequence ATGACAGATTTCCTGGCCACCGGGACCCTTCCCGATCATTACGCGCAGTTGGCCAAGACCGTGCGGGACTTCGCGCAGAGCGTGGTGGCGCCGGTGGCGGCCAAGCACGACGAGGAGCACTCGTTCCCGTACGAAGTGGTGTCCGGGATGGCCGACATGGGCCTGTTCGGGCTGCCGTTCCCCGAGGAGTACGGCGGCATGGGCGGCGACTACTTCGCGCTGTGCCTGGCGCTCGAAGAACTCGGCAAGGTCGACCAGAGCGTGGCGATCACCCTCGAAGCCGGGGTGTCGCTGGGCGCGATGCCGGTCTACCGCTTCGGCAACGAATCCCAGAAGCAGGAGTGGCTGCCGCTGCTGGCCAGCGGAAAAGCCTTGGGCGCGTTCGGCTTGACCGAAGCCGGCGGCGGCAGTGACGCCGGCGCGACCAAGACCACGGCCCGGACGGATGGGTCAACCTGGGTCATCAACGGCACCAAGCAGTTCATCACCAACTCCGGCACCGACATCACCAAACTGGTCACCGTCACCGCCGTCACCGGAGAAACCGATGGGAAGAAGGAGATCTCGGCGATCCTGGTGCCGGTGCCGACGCCGGGGTTCACCGCCGAGCCTGCCTACAACAAGGTCGGCTGGAACGCCTCGGACACCCATCCGCTGAGCTTCGACGACGTACGTGTGCCGCACGAGAACCTGCTCGGCGAGCGCGGCCGCGGCTACGCCAACTTCCTGCGGATCCTCGACGAGGGACGGATCGCGATCGCCGCGCTGTCGGTCGGCGCCGCGCAGGGATGTGTGGACGAAAGTGTCAAGTACGCCAAGGAACGTCAGGCCTTCGGCCGGGCGATCGGCGCGAACCAGGCGATCGCGTTCAAGATCGCGCGGATGGAGGCCAGGGCGCACGCCGCGCGTGCGGCCTACTACGACGCGGCGGCGCTGATGCTGGCGGGCAAGCCGTTCAAGAAGGCCGCCGCGGTGGCCAAGCTGGTCTCCAGCGAGGCCGCGATGGACAACGCCCGCGACGCCACACAGATCTTCGGTGGCTACGGGTTCATGAACGAATATCCCGTCGCCCGGCACTACCGCGACAGCAAGATCCTCGAAATCGGCGAGGGCACAACGGAAGTCCAGTTGATGCTGATCGGGCGGGAGCTAGGGCTGTGA
- a CDS encoding MaoC family dehydratase, producing MSDKKIVVQRGLWFEEFETGVLYQHRPGRTITEADNVLFTTLTMNTQALHLDAAFSDALPPFHQRLVNSMFTLSTLVGLSVAQLTQGTIVGNLGFSEVAFPKPLFHGDTLYAETEVVDKRESKSRPGEGIVTFAHTGRNQHGDVVATASRKTMVRKRPEGE from the coding sequence GTGAGCGACAAGAAGATCGTCGTCCAGCGCGGGCTGTGGTTCGAGGAGTTCGAGACCGGTGTGCTCTACCAGCACCGTCCCGGGCGCACCATCACCGAGGCCGACAACGTGCTGTTCACCACGCTGACGATGAACACCCAGGCGCTACATCTGGACGCGGCGTTCTCCGATGCGCTGCCGCCGTTCCACCAGCGCCTGGTGAACTCGATGTTCACCCTCTCGACGCTGGTCGGGCTGTCGGTCGCGCAGCTGACGCAGGGCACCATCGTCGGGAACCTCGGTTTCAGCGAGGTCGCCTTTCCGAAGCCGCTGTTCCACGGCGACACGCTGTACGCCGAGACCGAGGTCGTCGACAAGCGGGAGTCCAAGAGCCGCCCCGGTGAGGGCATCGTGACCTTCGCCCACACCGGACGCAACCAGCACGGCGACGTCGTGGCCACGGCTTCGCGCAAGACGATGGTGCGCAAGCGCCCCGAGGGGGAGTGA